The nucleotide window CGCGTCGCGCGGTCGGCGCTCGGGGTCCGGCTCGAATCGCGTGTGGACGTCGACCACCCGGAACTCGTGTTCCAGTTCGAGCATCACCCGAGTCGGGGGGCGCCGGAGCCTTAACTGACCGGCCCAGAGTATCAATATAAACCCCGTGCGGCGGACCAACCAGGGGACGCTCCGGGGGCCACGCGCGGTCGCCAGACGGCGCGGTGAGCGCCGTCGATGAACACTTTTATATAGAACCGCTAACGACCATTGAGTGAGGAATTCCAATCATGTCATCTGGTCAGCGCCGCATGGGGGGTCAACCCCTTTTCGTTCTCAACGAGGACAGTGAGCGGACCCACGGGAAAGACGCGCAGTCGTCGAACATCTCTGCGGGCAAGGCGGTCAGCGAGACCGTCCGGACCACACTCGGTCCGCGCGGAATGGACAAGATGCTCGTCTCCGACGACGGTGAGGTCGTCATCACCAACGACGGGGCGACGATTCTCGAAGAGATGGATATCGAACACCCCGCCGCACAGATGATCGTCGAGGTCGCCCACACCCAGGAAGACGACGTGGGCGACGGCACCACGACGGCGTCTGTGCTCGCGGGCGAACTGCTCTCGAAAGCCGAAGACCTGCTCGACGACGAGGTTCACCCGACCTCGATCGTCGAGGGGTATTACGACGCCGCCGATCTGGCTCACGAGGCCGTCGACGACGTCGTCATTTCCGGCGATCTGAGCGACGAGCAGTTGATCCAGGTCACGAAATCCTCGATGACCGGCAAGGGCACCGGCGACATCGAGGCCGGGCCGCTCGCCGAGACCGCCGTCGAGGCCGTCCGCCACGTCGACCAGTACGGCGGAGGCCGTGACGACATCGACATCGAGGGGAAAGTCGGGGGCGCGTCCTCGAACACCGAACTCATCGAGGGCGTCCTGATCGAGGAGGACCCCGCCCACGAGAACATGCCCACGTCGATCGACGACGCGACGATCGCGATCGTCGACGACGAGATCAATCTGGCCGAAAGCGAGATCGACGCCTCCTACGACGTCACGAGCGTCGACCAGTTCGACGCCGCCCTCGAATCCGAACAGGACGAACTCGACAGCTACGTCGAGGCGATCGACGAGGCGGGCGTCGACGTGCTCGTCGCAGGCCGGAAGGTCGCCGATCGCGTCCAGGTCGGGCTCGCACGAGCGGGCATTCTCGCGCTCCAGAACGTCAAAGACCAGGACATGGCGTCGATCCACCGCTCGACCGGGGCGTCCCGCGTCAGTAGCGTCTCGGAACTCGAAAGCGACGACCTCGGGACCGCCGACAGCGTCCACGTCGAGGGCCCGAAAGGCGACGAAGTCGTCTTCTTCGAAGGCGGGTCGGGATCGGAATCCGTCACGCTGTACGCCCGTGGTGGGACCGAACACGTCGTCGACGAACTCGTCCGCGCGCTCTCGGACGCCGTCGACGTCGCGCTCGCCGCGATCCAGAGCGGAAACGTCGTGCCCGGCGCTGGCGCGACCGAGATCACCGTCAGTGACTATCTGCGCGCCGAGGCCGCGAGCATCGACGGCCGGAAACAGCTCGCCGTCGAGGCGTTCGCCGACGCCATCGACGTGATCCCCCGGACGCTCGCAGAGAACACCGGGATGGACTCGATCGACGCGCTCGTCGAACTGCGCGCCGCCAACGAGGAGGGCGACACCGTCGGGATCATCTCCGAGGGCCAGACGGGCGTCATCGACGACCCCGCCGACTACGGCATCCTCGACCCCGCCGCGGTGAAACACGAGGCCATCGATTCGGCGACCGAGGCCTCGACGATGATCGTCCGGATCGACGACGTCATCTCCGCGAACTGATCGGCCGTTTCGGTTCTGTTGTTCGAGTGTTATATATCCCACCGGGACCAGCTATATACCCACTCCGTCGGAACCGCAGCCATGGCCGTCGGTCCCGACCTCGTCACCCAGTTCGAGCCACTCCTCGACCAGTACAGCGAGTGGTTGCGCACGGCCGGGATCTTCCTGGGGACGTTCGTGGGCACGTACTTGCTCGGCCGAATCGTCCTCGTCCCGCCCGTGGTCCGGGCGGTCGCCAGCCGGAACCCCGACAACGAGACGCTGGTCGGCGCGATCGGACTCTATCTCCGGGTGGCGATCGCCATCCTCGCGGTGCCGATCGCCGTCACGGCGGCCGGCTTCGGCGGCGTCGCGGTCGGCTCGAGTGTGATCCTCGCGGCCGCGACGCTCGCGTTCGGTATCGCCGGCCAGGACGTCATCGGCAACTTCGTCAGCGGGATCTTTCTGGTCACCGACCCGGATTTCAACGTCGGGGACTACGTCGAGTGGGACGAGGAGTGTGCCGGCACGATCGATCGGATCTCGCTGCGGGTCACGCGGATGCGCACGCCGTCGGGCGAGGTCATCGTCGTCCCGAACACCGAACTCGCGACCGCCGCCGTCCGCCATCCGTACGCCCAGGACCGGTATCGGATCAGCCAACGGCTGGTCGTCGGGTACGGCGACGACATCGCGAGTGTCAGAGCGTTGCTCGTCGAGGAAGCCGCGGCCGACGAGCGAGTGCTCGCTGAGCCCGCACCCGTGGCGAACGTCACCGATCTGGGCCCGAGTGCGATCGAACTGACGGTGCTGTTCTGGGTCGGCGATCCGAAGGATCGCAACATCGGCGACGTGCGGACCGCCTTCGCGACGCGGGCGAAAGAGCGGCTGCTGGCCGAGGGCGTGGATCTCGCACCGACCGGGACCCAGGAGCTCTCGGGTGAACTGGGGATTTCCGAGCGCAGCGGGTGACGCTGCGGCGGGTGACGTGGTCGATCTTGTCGTCAGCACGTTTTCGCCGCGGTCCGCGTCAGCGCCAGCCCGGCTATCTTTACATCAGCCCGCACGAAGAGGCCGCCATGATCAGTCGGTTGGTCGAACAATCGAGACGACCAGACGGACTCCTGGGTCGGGTGCTGCTCTGTACGATGGGGCTCGCTCACCGGCGACTCACCGCGTGGGGCCTGGAGCAGGTGGACCTGGGGGCCGACGACACCGTCCTCGACGTTGGCTGTGGCGGTGGTGGAGCGCTCGATCGGTTGTCTCAATCGGTGACCGATGGCCACCTCCACGGGCTCGACCTGTCCCGGACGGCGCTCACGAAAGCGCGACGGATGACCCAGGCCGACGACGCGACGGTGCGCCTCACACAGGGCACAGTCTCGACGATGCCGTTTCCAGACGAGAGGTTCGACATGGTCACGGCGTTCCAGACGCACTATCACTGGCCAGCTCTCGACACTGATCTCGCCGAAATCTATCGCGTCTTGCGTCAGGGTGGGCGGCTCCTGATCGTCGGCGAAAAAGTCAAACTTCAGTACCACCTCGAAGACTACGAGACGACCACGGCGACGGCAGATCTGCTCGACGCTGTCGGATTCTCCGAGTCTGAGACAGTCGATCACCCGGAATGGCTCTGCGTGATCGGCGTTCGGTGACCGCTCAGTCGTCGGCCGTGACCGGCTCACTCGCCGACTTCAGCAACGCCTTCGCTTCCTCGTCGTACGCTTCGGTCAGCAACGGCAGGTCGGTCACCCGCGCGGTCTCCTCGTTTTCGGCCATCAGATCCGAGCGCTCGATGGCGTCGATGCTGAACTTGCGTGCGCCGGCCATGAGCTGTTTCAGCCCGGCACCGAGTTTGTCGGTCAGGTTCCAGAGCGCGACCGCGCCGTAGGGGATGTCCTCGACCGACTGCTCGCCCAGCGCCTCGTCGACGTCCTGCCAGCCCGAGAAGATCTGTTCGGGCGTCTCGCCGTACTCGGTGACCGTCGGGGGCAGGTCCTCCCAGGTGCCGTTGATCTGCTCGCGGCGGTCGGGGTGGAGCGCACCCTCGACGTTCGTCCCGACGAACCCGGGGATCATCAGCGCCCGGCCCATGCAGACGAGCTTGACGTACGGGGAGCCAAGCGCGAGCGTCTTGAAGATCTGATCCTCGGTGGCGATCCCACCCGCGAACGCCAGATCGGGCACGAACTGGCCCTCGTCGTCCATCAGTTCGGCGTATTCGAGCGCTTTCGAGTGGATGTGGACCGACGGTGTGCCCCACTCTTGCATCATGTTCCAGGGGCTCATGCCGGTGCCACCGCCCGCGCCGTCGATCGTCAGGAGGTCGAGTTCGGCCTTCGAGGCACACCGCATCGCCAAGGCGAGGTCTTCGTTCGAGTACGCCCCCGTCTTGAGCGTGATGCGCTCGAAGCCGAGTTCGCGGAGGTATTCGACGGTCTCCAGGAACGACCGCTCGACGTCTTCGGGTTCGGGAGCCTCGGTCGCGCCCAGGCGGCTGTGTCGGGCGAAATGCTCCAGATTGCCCTCGCGATAGGCCTTCTGGACTGCCTCTTTCGTCGGGTCGGGGTCGACGACGTAGCCCCGATCCTTGAGGAACTGGGCGTACTCGATGGAGTCGACCTGGATCTCGCCGCCGATGTCTTTGGCACCCTGGCCCCACTTGAGTTCGATGATGACGTCGTTACCGTGCTCCTCGGCGACGTACTCCGCGACGCCGTTGCGCTGGTCCTCGACGTTCATCTGGACGATGATCGCACCGTACTCGTCGTCGGCGTACTCGTTGTACGTCTCGATCCGGCGGTCGAGTTCCGGCGAATCGACGACGCGGCCGTCTTCCATCGTCGACTCTCGATCGACAGCGACGACGTTTTCGCCGATCACGATCGGGAATCCGCGCAGCGCCGCGCCCACCGCGAACGATTCCCAGTATTTTTCCGCGATAAACGTCGACCCGAGCGCACCCGTCATCAGCGGGAGCTTGCACTTCGTGGTCGTCTCGGCCCCGAATTCGGTTTCGAGGTCGACGTTCGTGTACAGCGCGTCGTCGGCCGATGCGGAGACGCCCTCCGGCAGGCCCTCCGCGCCGTGGGCGTACCCCTGGATGCGCATCGACTCGTAGCTCACGCCGTCGGTGGTCGCGTTGCGTGCGCCCGCCGTGATATCGCCGTACCGGCGCGGATACAGCATCTCACGGCCGCGCAACGACGACATCCAGGTCTCACACGACCCCACGCAGTCGGAGGTACACAGCGTACACAGTCCCGACTCGGCGGGGTCGCCACGGTTGGTCGTGTCGAGCACGTCGTCACGCTTGTCGTATTGTGGCATTACTTTCCGGTTCTCAATCTTCGTACTTAAATGGACCGGATTTTGTCCCAAATATCCCCGGTTTTGGCCCACAAAACCCGACCAATCGTCAACTAATAGCGTCGGATCGGTCGAGAACCACCCTCAAACGAGCGGGAGCGTCACGAACGTCACCCCGATTACTCGTCCGATGGTCGATCGACCAGTTCTTACTCGTCGTCCGAGGCCCCGGGCCCGGTCGGGAAGTAGAACTCGTGTTCGGAGTCGGTCTCGAAGCGACTGAGCACGTCGTCCAGCGGCCGAGCGTACCGCGTGAGGTCCTCGGCACGCTGAGAGACTTCCGAGAGTTCGGCGGCCTGTTCCTCGGCGGCGCCAGAGACGGTCTCGGCCTCTGCCATGGTGTCTTCTGCGAGCGCGAGGATCTCGTCGATCGCGTCAGCGATCGTCTGGAGGTTCTCGATCGAGTCGTCGAACTCGACGTCGGGGCTCTCGATGCCCTCGAACGCATCGATCGCGGCGTCGAGGTCGTCACGAACGGCTTCGAGGCGTTCGATCTGGTCGTCAGTGTCCGCGGAGATCTGCTGGACCGAGTCGGCGGCCTGTTCGGAGGCTTCCCGGACGTTCGCGGCGGACTCGAAGACGACCTCGCCGCTGGTCTCGACCTCGTCGGCAAAGGTCGCGAGTTGCCCCGTGGTCTTTTCGAGTTCCGCGATCATCTCGTTGAACGACGCGGCGATCCGGTCCATCGACTCGTTCTCGCCGTCGGGGTCCATCCGCTGGGTGAGATCGCCCGCCGCACACCGCTCCATGGTCTTGGAGTACTCCTCGGCCTTGCGTTCGAGGTACTGATTCATCTCCATGGCCTCGGCCCGGGAGACCTCGGCCTCTTTGCGGGCCTGCTGGGCCTCGTCGATCTGGATCGACAAGGCCTTGCGCATGCTGTCGAGACTGCCGTACAGCTGTCCGATCGCGTCGATGCGGTCGGTCTCGATGTCGACGTCGAGGTTGCCCTGCTCCATCTCGACGGCTTTCCCGCGAAGCCGATCGATCGAGCGGGTGACCGACAGTCCGAGGCCGGCCCCGACGATGCCGAAGAGGACGAACCCGACGATCGTCGCGAGGAATCCGAGCGTCCGGAGCGTGCTCACGAACGAGAACGCCTCGTCGGTGGGCGTGTGGACCGCGACGACCCAGCCTTCCGTGAGGTCCTCGACCTGCACACGGGAGGTCGCGACGGTGTACTCGCCGCCGTAGACGTCGTTCGGACCCGTGCGTGGTGAGAAGCACGTCTCACCGACGCCGGGCGTCTCGAACACACAGTCGATCGGCGCCGACCCATCACCGCCCGTGTAGGCGGTCCCGACCTCGGAGTCGGTCGATGCGGCCTGGACGACGCCCGACCCACCGACGATCTGGGTGAACTGCTGGGACGACTCGGCGTCCTGGCTCACTTCGGCCAGCGTATTGCGGAGCCCTTCGACGCTGAACTCCGCGACGAGATACCGGTCCGAGGTGAATCGGACGGGACTGACGAACCCGATCACGTTCCGATCGCCAGTCCGGTAGACCTCCGACATCGCCACTTTGCTCTCGGGCATGTCCGCCGGGGCAGCCTCGGTGACCCAGCCCCGGTCGGCCGAGGAGAGCGTCGCGCCCTTCTCGATGGTCGCGCTCTCGATCGTCCGGAACTCACCCGACTCGGTGCGCTCGACGAGGTGAAGCTGGTCGACGCCGAACATCACCGTCCAGGTGTCCGTCCGGGCCGATCTGAGTGCGGCATCCCGTTCCGCGGGAACACCCCAGACCTCGTTTTGCGAAGAGAGCCGGACCGACACCGCGTTTCGCTCGATCCAGGTCTCGACGGTCGAGGCCTGCTGCATCGCGATCTGTCGGTGCTCGTCCTCGACGGTCTGTTCGACCTGCCCGGCCAGTAGCTGGGTCGCTCCCAGCCCGACCGCGACGACGATCAGCCCCATGACGAACAGCACGAGAACGAACTTGAGAGCGAAACTTCGACGGATCGGGTCCGGCACGATCGACGCGACTATGCCCGACGGTTCGCTCGAATCGTCCGTGTCTGAAACACCACTCATTGCGTTAATCCCCCGTGAGAGCGACGGCCGAGACCAGTAGAACCGGCCAGTCACACGGTCACGTTCCACGAGATTACCCCTCAGAATACAAAAGTATTCGGGAACCCGTCGGCCGCTGACGACAGGTTTTTGTACGCCAGAGAGGCAAAGACCGACCAGACGTCGGTTTTCCGGAGCGTCCGGATCGCAATCCCGACACCCAGCGATACAACCTATGATTATCAGTGCCAGCCGACGGCGCGGGCTCCCCGCTGGAGCCGTGCCGGGCACCCCTACGAGCCATGAGTAGAGTCGACGAGCGTCTCGACGAGATGGAACGAACCGTCGTCCGGGAAGTGCCCGACGACATCACGATCACGGACGTCGCCTTCGAGGGTCCCGAACTGGTCATCTACACCCAGGATCCGCGTGCGTTTGCCGAGCGCGGCGACCTCGTTCGACACCTCGCCTCCGAGTTGCGCAAACGGATTACCGTCCGGCCCGATCCCGCCGCGCTCGACCCGCCCCGGGAGGCCGAATCCGACGTCCAGGCGGTCATTCCCGACGACGCGGGCGTGACCGATCTGGACTTTCACCAGGACACCGGCGAGGTGATCATCGAGGCCGAAAAGCCCGGCATGGTGATCGGGAGCCGGGGATCGACACTCCGTGAGATCACCAGCGCGACGGGCTGGACACCCGAAGTCGTCCGGACGCCACCGATCGAGTCCGCGACGGTCTCGAACGTCCGGGATTTCCTGATGCAAGAACGCGAGGATCGCCGTGACATCCTCGAACGGGTCGGCCGGCAGATCCACCGCGAGGAGATGTCCGACGACCAGTGGGTCCGGATCACCACGCTCGGCTGCTGTCGCGAGGTCGGCCGCGCGAGTTTCATCCTCTCGACGCCCGAAACACGCGTGTTGATCGACTGTGGCGACAAGCCGGGCGCCGAAGACGAGGTGCCGTACCTGCAGGTGCCCGAGGCGCTCGGCAGCGGCGCGAGTTCGATCGACGCCGTCGTCCTGACGCACGCTCACCTCGACCACTCCGCGCTCGTTCCCCTCCTCTTCAAGTACGGCTACGACGGGCCGATCTACACGACCGAGCCGTCCCGGGATCTGATGGGCCTGCTCTCGCTGGACTATCTCGACGTCGCCGCCAAGGAAGGGCGAACGCCGCCCTACGATTCGGAGATGGTCCGCGAGGCGATCAAACACACCATCCCGATCGAGTACGGCAACGTCACCGACATCGCCCCGGACATCAAACTGACGCTGCACAACGCGGGCCACATCCTGGGCTCGTCGATCGCACACTTCCACATCGGCAACGGCCGGTACAACGTCGCCTTCTCGGGTGACATCCACTACAGCGACACGCGATTGTTCAACGGGGCCGTCAACGAGTTCCCGCGGGTGGAGACGCTCGTGCTCGAATCGACCTACGGCGGGCGCAACGACTACCAGACCGACCAGGAAGATTCCGAACGCGAGTTGAAGAAGGTCATCAACCGGACGATCGAGCGGGACGGCAAGGTGCTCATCCCGGCCTTCGCGGTCGGGCGTGCCCAGGAGTTGATGCTCGTCCTCGAAGAGGCCATGCGCGAGGGCGACATTCCCGAAGTGCCGGTCCACCTCGACGGGATGATGTGGGAGGCGACGGCGATCCACACGACTTACCCCGAGTACCTCCGCGACGAGTTGCAAGAACGCATCTTCCACGACGACACCAACCCGTTTTTGGCCGACCAGTTCAACCACATCGACGGCGGCGAAGAGGAACGCCAGGAGGTCGCAGACGGCGGGCCCGCGATCGTCCTCTCCACCTCTGGGATGGTCAACGGCGGGCCGATTATGTCATGGCTCGAACATATCGCACCCGATCCCGACTCGACGCTGACCTTCGTGGGCTATCAGGCCCAGGGGACGCTCGGGCGGCGCATCCAGAACGGCCGTGACGAGATTCCCGTCGGGAATAGCAACGGGCGCGGACGACAGAACACCGTCGCGCTCAACATGGACGTCGAGACCGTCGACGGCTTCTCGGGGCACGCCGACCGGCAGGGCCTGGAGAACTTCGTGAAGACGATGAACCCCCGCCCGGAGAAGGTCCTCTGTGTCCACGGGGACGAATCGTCGGTGCAGGACCTCTCCTCGGCGCTGTATCACGACTACAACATGCGGACGTTCGCGCCGAAGAACCTCGAAACGTTCCGTTTCGTCTAGATTTCTTCGAGAGTGCGGCCGTCAGGCCGTGACGGACGCTCGGCCCACCCACCACCGCACGACGAGGTACGCGACCGTCGCGCCCGCGACGATCACGAGCAGGTGCACCCAGGTACCGACCGTCGCGCTGCCGACGCCGAGTTTCGCGACGGTGTTCACGGGGTGTTCGGGCAACGCGGCCGTCGCCGCGAGCAGTGCCAGGCCGAGGATCGAATACAGCAGTTGCGCGGGGCGTCGCCGACGGAAGGCGAGCGCGAGGCCGCCGCCGAGTGCGCCCAGTGCGAGTGCCACGCCCGTGACGAGCGCGAGCAAAGCGACCGGGCGGGCGACGCTGATCCCGTTGACCGCAAAGAGGGCGAGCCAGGCGGCGGCCTGCAGGGGTGCGAGCGCGACGAGACCCAGGGTCTTCCCGTCGAGGATCGTCCGGCGGTCGATCGGCGCGACGTCGAGTAGTTCGATCGTCGCCCGCTCGAACTCCTCGGAGAGCGTGTCCACGACGACCGACCCCATGATGAAGGGGGGCAGGAACATCAACAGTGGGACGAGCACGGTGTAGACGAACGAATAGTACTGGTTCGACTCGACTGGCTGGGGCACCTCCAGGACCTGCTGCTCGATGGCGTCCGAGCGGACGATCCGCTCCTGGCGTTCGAGCGTTTCGAGTACGTCTCTGACCGTCGCGACGTACACCGTCGGCCCGACACTGCCCTCCGGGATGTACGCCGTCACGGCGATGCGCCCGTCGACGATGTCAGTATGCAAGGCCACGTCGACCACCCGACCCTGGAGCGCCCCCAGCGCGGCCGACTCGCTCTCGTACGGCGATATCGCGACGGCGTCGTGTTCGCGCGCCGCGCGCTGGAGTTCCTCGACGGCGTCGCCCGAGACCGCCGCCTCGATGGCCTGTTCGCCGCCGGTCGAGGCGGGATCGTACAGCGTCGTCAGGCCGACGACCAGAAACGACGAGAACGCCGCGACGAACAACTGGATCAAGATTGCGAGGACGATCGTCTTCTCGCGACCGAGCGAATCGATCTCGCGGCGCGCGATCCGAACGCGCGGGCGACGCCCCCACGCGGCGATCCGCTGACGAAGGCGGTCAGGCAAGCGCCATCACCACCACGAGGTTGTAGGCCAGGTGGACGACGACCGCGAGCGAATAGCCGACGGCGTAGCGGCGCCGCCCGCCGATCGCGCCGAGTGCCGACAGCGTCGCCGTGCCCGCGTGGAGGACGAGTGGCGCGAGCAGGAAGCCGATCAGCACCGGAACGGACTCGGGCACGCCGCCGGTCACGAGCGCGGCCTCCTGGACGGCGGGCGTCTCACCCCCCGCGAGCGCGACGATCAGGACGAACTTCTCGGCGACGAAAAAGCCCAGGCCGCTGGCGATACCGATCTTCAGGGCGCTCGCTCGCGTCCTGGGATACAGGTCGTGGACTACGCCCGCGTAGAGATGAATACTCTTGGCGGCCTCCTCGACGAGCGCGACGACGACGAGCACGAGCACGATCGCGACCGTCGGATAGGACAGCGAGACCGGAAAGAGTGCGGCGACGCCGATCAGTTCCGCGACGAACACGAACGGGATCAGGGCGGCGCTCAACAGGGCGGCCGACCGGACGCCCGTGATCCGCCCCGCGAACGCGTCCAGGACCTTCCAGGGCACCGGGCGCTGGGTGAACAGGTCTTCCTCGCGATAGAGGCCCATGCCCAATCCGAACGCGATCAGCGCGACCAGCGCGGGCGGGCCCATCGAGAACAGCGCCGCGCCGGGCTCGATCGGCAGGCCCTGGAGGTCCCGCACGACGATCGTTAGCGGCGAGATCAGCGCGATCGGCAACTGATCGGTGAAGATCGCCGGGACGAACGCATACGAGGTGACGCCGACGGTGATCGTCACCGTGAGGAAGGTGAGTTCCTTGAACGAGCGCGCGAACATCGCCGCGAGGAAGGTCAGGCCGAGAAAGAGGCCGACGATCGGGAGCACCGCGAGCACGGCCAGCGGGCCCGCCCCCGAGCCGCCACGGAGCACACCGATCCCGACCGCGAGCAGGACCTCGAACCCGACGGCGATAGCGAGGTAGGGCAGGGTCTTGCCCGCGACGATCTCACTCGGCGTGACGGGCGCGACGAGCGTCAACTCCCCGCGACGATTCAGCCGCTCGCGCAGCATCGAACTGCCGTACGCCTGGATCACGAAGTTCAACGGGAGGACGAACAGAAAGGCGAAGATCAGCGATCGAAACGGGAACGGTGGGTCGATCGAGGATGGATCGCTTCTGGAGGAGTTCTGGGTCGCGAGCAGGCCACCGAGCCCGCCCAGCGACCCGCCGGCGTCCGAGACCTCGCCGTCGCTCGCGTCACCCGTACCGCCGTCGCCAGTACCGCCGGGGCCGTCGCCGCCCGTCCCGCCGGTGGACCCGTCACCGACTGACCCATCGCCAGCGTCGCCAGCGTCGAGGTCGATCGCCGACCGTTCGACGTACTGGACGGCGACCGTGACGGGAAAGGCGGCGGACTGATCGGCCTCCGCGCGCATGCGGACATCGTTGTACGTCCCGATCGCGCCCCGGAAGTCGGTGTAGGCGGCCCGGCCTTTTTCGCTGTCGGCGAGGCTGATCTGGTGGGGCTGAACGAGCACGTCGATCTCGCCGTTGTCGGGCGATCGGACGGCGAGCGCGGGCGCGGGAACGGGATCGTCGTCGACGACCGGGTGGTAGGGGCTGGTCTCCTCGACGCCGATCCGGAACAACCCGGACTCGGGGCTGACCCCACCGATGGCCGCGACCGGGAGCGTCGCGCTCGCGAGGAGGAGGGCGACGGCGATCATCGCGCCCGTCCGGCGGTCGATCGCGACCGATCCGGCGAGTTCCCACCGCGCGATCCGGGCGATCGGACGCCAGCGCACGGTCAGGCCTCCCGGGTCCGCTCGGTGGCCTGCTCGCGCTCGGCGACGTTCAAGAAGACCTCTTCGAGGCTGGACTCCTCGGTGCGGATGTCCAGGACGCGCCCGTCGCGGTCGGTGGCCGCCTCGCGGATCGCCTCGACGGCGTCCATACTCGATGCGACAGAGTGGTACTGCCCGCCCTCGCTGGTCGCGCCCGACACCTCGACGTCGGTGTAGACGTGATACCGGCGCTCGCCGTGCTCTCGACGGAGTTCCTCCAGCCCACCGCGCGCGACGATCGCACCGTCGTTCATGATCGCGACGCGATCGCAGATCGACTCGAC belongs to Halococcoides cellulosivorans and includes:
- a CDS encoding HAMP domain-containing protein, yielding MSGVSDTDDSSEPSGIVASIVPDPIRRSFALKFVLVLFVMGLIVVAVGLGATQLLAGQVEQTVEDEHRQIAMQQASTVETWIERNAVSVRLSSQNEVWGVPAERDAALRSARTDTWTVMFGVDQLHLVERTESGEFRTIESATIEKGATLSSADRGWVTEAAPADMPESKVAMSEVYRTGDRNVIGFVSPVRFTSDRYLVAEFSVEGLRNTLAEVSQDAESSQQFTQIVGGSGVVQAASTDSEVGTAYTGGDGSAPIDCVFETPGVGETCFSPRTGPNDVYGGEYTVATSRVQVEDLTEGWVVAVHTPTDEAFSFVSTLRTLGFLATIVGFVLFGIVGAGLGLSVTRSIDRLRGKAVEMEQGNLDVDIETDRIDAIGQLYGSLDSMRKALSIQIDEAQQARKEAEVSRAEAMEMNQYLERKAEEYSKTMERCAAGDLTQRMDPDGENESMDRIAASFNEMIAELEKTTGQLATFADEVETSGEVVFESAANVREASEQAADSVQQISADTDDQIERLEAVRDDLDAAIDAFEGIESPDVEFDDSIENLQTIADAIDEILALAEDTMAEAETVSGAAEEQAAELSEVSQRAEDLTRYARPLDDVLSRFETDSEHEFYFPTGPGASDDE
- a CDS encoding glutamate synthase-related protein; translation: MPQYDKRDDVLDTTNRGDPAESGLCTLCTSDCVGSCETWMSSLRGREMLYPRRYGDITAGARNATTDGVSYESMRIQGYAHGAEGLPEGVSASADDALYTNVDLETEFGAETTTKCKLPLMTGALGSTFIAEKYWESFAVGAALRGFPIVIGENVVAVDRESTMEDGRVVDSPELDRRIETYNEYADDEYGAIIVQMNVEDQRNGVAEYVAEEHGNDVIIELKWGQGAKDIGGEIQVDSIEYAQFLKDRGYVVDPDPTKEAVQKAYREGNLEHFARHSRLGATEAPEPEDVERSFLETVEYLRELGFERITLKTGAYSNEDLALAMRCASKAELDLLTIDGAGGGTGMSPWNMMQEWGTPSVHIHSKALEYAELMDDEGQFVPDLAFAGGIATEDQIFKTLALGSPYVKLVCMGRALMIPGFVGTNVEGALHPDRREQINGTWEDLPPTVTEYGETPEQIFSGWQDVDEALGEQSVEDIPYGAVALWNLTDKLGAGLKQLMAGARKFSIDAIERSDLMAENEETARVTDLPLLTEAYDEEAKALLKSASEPVTADD
- a CDS encoding class I SAM-dependent methyltransferase; this translates as MISRLVEQSRRPDGLLGRVLLCTMGLAHRRLTAWGLEQVDLGADDTVLDVGCGGGGALDRLSQSVTDGHLHGLDLSRTALTKARRMTQADDATVRLTQGTVSTMPFPDERFDMVTAFQTHYHWPALDTDLAEIYRVLRQGGRLLIVGEKVKLQYHLEDYETTTATADLLDAVGFSESETVDHPEWLCVIGVR
- a CDS encoding beta-CASP ribonuclease aCPSF1 → MSRVDERLDEMERTVVREVPDDITITDVAFEGPELVIYTQDPRAFAERGDLVRHLASELRKRITVRPDPAALDPPREAESDVQAVIPDDAGVTDLDFHQDTGEVIIEAEKPGMVIGSRGSTLREITSATGWTPEVVRTPPIESATVSNVRDFLMQEREDRRDILERVGRQIHREEMSDDQWVRITTLGCCREVGRASFILSTPETRVLIDCGDKPGAEDEVPYLQVPEALGSGASSIDAVVLTHAHLDHSALVPLLFKYGYDGPIYTTEPSRDLMGLLSLDYLDVAAKEGRTPPYDSEMVREAIKHTIPIEYGNVTDIAPDIKLTLHNAGHILGSSIAHFHIGNGRYNVAFSGDIHYSDTRLFNGAVNEFPRVETLVLESTYGGRNDYQTDQEDSERELKKVINRTIERDGKVLIPAFAVGRAQELMLVLEEAMREGDIPEVPVHLDGMMWEATAIHTTYPEYLRDELQERIFHDDTNPFLADQFNHIDGGEEERQEVADGGPAIVLSTSGMVNGGPIMSWLEHIAPDPDSTLTFVGYQAQGTLGRRIQNGRDEIPVGNSNGRGRQNTVALNMDVETVDGFSGHADRQGLENFVKTMNPRPEKVLCVHGDESSVQDLSSALYHDYNMRTFAPKNLETFRFV
- the thsA gene encoding thermosome subunit alpha; this encodes MGGQPLFVLNEDSERTHGKDAQSSNISAGKAVSETVRTTLGPRGMDKMLVSDDGEVVITNDGATILEEMDIEHPAAQMIVEVAHTQEDDVGDGTTTASVLAGELLSKAEDLLDDEVHPTSIVEGYYDAADLAHEAVDDVVISGDLSDEQLIQVTKSSMTGKGTGDIEAGPLAETAVEAVRHVDQYGGGRDDIDIEGKVGGASSNTELIEGVLIEEDPAHENMPTSIDDATIAIVDDEINLAESEIDASYDVTSVDQFDAALESEQDELDSYVEAIDEAGVDVLVAGRKVADRVQVGLARAGILALQNVKDQDMASIHRSTGASRVSSVSELESDDLGTADSVHVEGPKGDEVVFFEGGSGSESVTLYARGGTEHVVDELVRALSDAVDVALAAIQSGNVVPGAGATEITVSDYLRAEAASIDGRKQLAVEAFADAIDVIPRTLAENTGMDSIDALVELRAANEEGDTVGIISEGQTGVIDDPADYGILDPAAVKHEAIDSATEASTMIVRIDDVISAN
- a CDS encoding mechanosensitive ion channel family protein, with amino-acid sequence MAVGPDLVTQFEPLLDQYSEWLRTAGIFLGTFVGTYLLGRIVLVPPVVRAVASRNPDNETLVGAIGLYLRVAIAILAVPIAVTAAGFGGVAVGSSVILAAATLAFGIAGQDVIGNFVSGIFLVTDPDFNVGDYVEWDEECAGTIDRISLRVTRMRTPSGEVIVVPNTELATAAVRHPYAQDRYRISQRLVVGYGDDIASVRALLVEEAAADERVLAEPAPVANVTDLGPSAIELTVLFWVGDPKDRNIGDVRTAFATRAKERLLAEGVDLAPTGTQELSGELGISERSG